The Brassica oleracea var. oleracea cultivar TO1000 chromosome C6, BOL, whole genome shotgun sequence genome includes a region encoding these proteins:
- the LOC106297483 gene encoding uncharacterized protein LOC106297483, producing MVKDGIFLGHKISKKEIEVDKANIEVMMSLQPPTSVKGIRSFVGPVGFYRRFIKDFSMIARPLTRLLCKDTKFEFDSVCLTAFHTINGALISAPVVQPPDWDLPFEIMTDASDFAVGTVLGQRKDKKLHVIYYASRIRDEAQCRYATTEKELLAIVYAFEKFRSYLVGSKVSAHKSRGSETVPPTVPQTLPQTRSDQEEIFPPTLDEPFLYRHCKGGVFRRCVPEIEIPGILHHCHGSSYAGHFIAFKTISKVLQAGFWWPTMFCDAQAFISMCNSCQRQGNISKRNKMPQNFILEIEVFDCWGIDFIGPFPPSYKNEYILVTVDYVSKWVEAIASPTNDARVVTKMFKTIIFSRFGVPRVVISDGGTHFINKVFQGLLK from the exons ATGGTCAAAGATGGGATTTTTCTCGGACACAAGATCTCCAAGAAGGAAATCGAGGTTGATAAGGCAAATATCGAGGTGATGATGAGCCTGCAACCACCAACATCAGTCAAGGGAATCCGAAGCTTCGTGGGGCCTGTCGGTTTCTACAGGAGGTTCATCAAGGACTTCTCAATGATCGCAAGACCGCTCACTAGACTGCTCTGCAAGGACACCAAGTTCGAGTTTGACAGCGTTTGCTTGACTGCTTTCCATACGATAAATGGAGCATTGATAAGTGCACCAGTCGTTCAGCCTCCAGACTGGGACTTACCTTTCGAGATCATGACAGATGCGAGTGATTTCGCAGTGGGAACAGTGCTGGGACAGCGAAAAGATAAGAAACTGCATGTGATCTACTACGCGAGCAGGATAAGGGATGAAGCCCAATGCCGATATGCCACAACCGAGAAAGAGCTTTTAGCCATTGTCTATGCCTTCGAGAAATTTAGGTCCTACCTAGTAGGTTCTAAAGTGAGTGCACACAAATCACGCGGCTCTGAG ACTGTTCCGCCGACTGTTCCGCAGACTCTTCCACAGACCAGGAGCGATCAAGAAGAGATATTCCCACCTACCTTG GATGAACCATTCCTGTATCGACACTGCAAGGGTGGAGTGTTCCGACGATGCGTTCCAGAAATTGAGATTCCAGGGATCCTCCATCACTGCCATGGTTCCTCCTATGCCGGACACTTCATAGCATTCAAGACAATCTCCAAGGTCTTGCAAGCCGGTTTCTGGTGGCCCACAATGTTCTGTGATGCTCAAGCTTTCATCTCCATGTGCAACTCGTGCCAAAGACAGGGGAACATCAGCAAGAGGAACAAGATGCCTCAGAATTTCATACTTGAGATTGAGGTGTTCGACTGTTGGGGAATTGATTTCATTGGACCATTCCCACCTTCGTACAAGAACGAGTACATTCTAGTCACGGTGGACTATGTCTCAAAGTGGGTAGAAGCAATCGCCAGCCCCACTAATGACGCACGTGTTGTGACCAAGATGTTCAAAACTATAATCTTTTCAAGGTTTGGAGTACCTAGAGTGGTCATAAGCGATGGAGGGACCCACTTCATCAACAAGGTTTTCCAAGGCCTCTTGAAGTAG
- the LOC106298260 gene encoding uncharacterized protein yae1-like, whose amino-acid sequence MEPPEDDKSNFAKELYGEGLQLSKPGNDDHNLEGLDGSFFGSSDDEPSEAYSMNKETEKIRDKFHTVGYRDGISAGQEAAAQEGYNVGYRESVLAGYKFGIVRGVSSAIAFLPDELREKLIDEQETKYKFRKLHDSVHALSTEAAMKVFYGTLTTKQVEDKSEEEGSDSSLASVTSTTDLTSYVSELSSLLDKSPKIEVRLDT is encoded by the exons ATGGAGCCGCCTGAAG ATGACAAGTCTAATTTCGCCAAAGAGCTTTACGGAGAAGGTTTGCAGCTTTCGAAACCTG GTAATGATGATCACAATCTTGAGGGTTTAGACGGATCCTTCTTTGGAAGTTCAGATGATGAACCAAGTGAAGCTTACTCAATGAACAAGGAGACGGAGAAGATACGTGACAAATTTCACACG GTTGGATACCGTGATGGGATTAGTGCTGGGCAAGAAGCTGCTGCGCAGGAAGGTTATAACGTTGGATACAGGGAATCAGTTCTTGCTGGCTACAAGTTTGGTATTGTTAGAGGTGTTTCCAG TGCGATAGCTTTCCTCCCAGATGAGCTCAGAGAAAAGCTGATCGATGAACAAGAAACTAAATACAAGTTTCGTAAATTACACGATTCTGTGCATGCTCTCTCAACTGAAGCCGCAATGAAAGTGTTTTATGGCACTCTGACTACAAAGCAGGTGGAAGACAAGAGTGAAGAAGAAGGGTCTGACTCTAGTCTTGCTTCTGTTACTTCCACAACTGACTTAACAAGCTATGTAAGTGAGCTAAGCTCTCTTCTTGACAAATCTCCTAAGATTGAAGTTAGATTGGACACATAG
- the LOC106297485 gene encoding uncharacterized protein LOC106297485 encodes MLQDASVQDLPIREERVKASVKEVEKDPVAQRTVLRLEPAPILISDVNKGKGHVFEYGEDASARESFDLNKNPPKMMAAAIKANRSFHAYSDPLLIKDYVEEARESSFASIFSVPPTVFKPGASVPGLIGMARNRTAVKRRPDKTGRNVKALVISTEVKKPMFAQREGKQHVGNKRRAVDSQEEEMNTSTQAKCLKVIPNERSPKSQ; translated from the exons ATGTTGCAAGATG CTTCGGTTCAGGATCTTCCTATCAGAGAAGAAAGGGTTAAAGCGTCTGTTAAAGAGGTGGAGAAAGATCCAGTGGCTCAGAGAACGGTGCTTAGATTAGAGCCAGCTCCGATATTGATTTCAGATGTTAACAAAGGAAAGGGTCATGTTTTTGAATATGGTGAAGATGCATCTGCAAGAGAAAGCTTTGATCTAAACAAGAATCCTCCGAAAATGATGGCGGCTGCTATAAAAGCTAATAGGAGCTTCCATGCTTACTCGGACCCTCTGCTTATCAAGGATTATGTTGAAGAAGCCAGGGAATCTAGTTTTGCTTCAATATTTTCTGTCCCTCCAACGGTTTTCAAACCGGGTGCTTCGGTACCTGGTCTTATCGGGATGGCCAGAAATCGCACAGCTGTGAAAAGACGCCCTGACAAAACGGGTAGAAACGTAAAAGCGTTGGTAATCAGTACTGAAGTGAAGAAGCCAATGTTTGCACAAAGAGAAGGGAAGCAACATGTGGGGAACAAGAGAAGAGCAGTTGATTCACAGGAGGAAGAGATGAACACATCTACCCAGGCGAAATGCCTTAAGGTGATCCCAAATGAGAGATCGCCCAAGTCCCAATGA